The DNA window TACACTTAAGAGGAGTCAAATCGAGTGTTTGGGAGAAAGTATAGTCAATCTAAACAACGTGGGGAATACTGAGGTGAGATTATAAACTTTATTTGGGTATTGATTTACCATTTATTTTATGaaacaactatatatatatatatatatatatatatatatatatatatatatatatatatatatatatatatatatatatatatatatatatatatatatttcacctttatttaaccaggtaggccagttgagaacaagttctcatttacaactgggacctggccaaaataaagcaaagcagtgcgacaaaaacaacaacacagagttacacatggagtaaacgtacagtcaacaacacaatagaCAAATCAATGTacggtgtgtgcaaatgtagaagagtagtgaggtatggcaataaataggccatggaggcgaaataattacaatttagcattaacactggagtgatagttgtgcagatgatgatgtgcaagtagagatactggggtgcaaaagagcaagagtgtaagtaataatatgggaaTGATCGTGACCACAAGTTTGTCAGATATTTCAATTTGGTCGCTGTGCTGGCTCATCAGACACGGCAACGTTTTTAAATGGACTGAATTTAGGAGTTTCCACTGTTATAATGTGCTTTCCAAAACATACGGATTTTGGTCAGGGTTTAATCAATTTCAAACAATTTTACTCACGTATCTGATTCCCGGGCAGGGTGCCATACCTGCGGACTTCTTTGATTACGTTGTAATAGGACACATGCTTACAATTACACCTTTGAAGTGCTTCTTCGTTTGTCATTTAAACGCAGGACACAGGTTTACCTTTTAACTCTttgaagtgttctgtctctgtaaaAAGACTGGCTTGGTCTAAGGCTGCTGCCATAAGACAACAGGTTCGCCGTTTGTTGGATAGCAATTTGCAGCAGCACATTTTATTCTCCCACCCATTCGTTTGGTATGAGAGATAAAGTAAATGGGCTATTGCGTCGGCCCTGTTTCAGCACTGGACAGCGACCAGACATTGAGAATCTGGCAATGGAGTCTCCGGGATGTTCATTGTTGTGggtgattttttaaatataaattacCAAAGCCTTGATAATAAATAACTGTTTTTCAATAATGTGATTTGAGAAGTTTTAAAATATAGGCCTAAATAATATAACCTATTCTTACATCCTAAACTACCGTGACATTTTAATTTGTTTTCCTCAGTTGCTTCTGAATTATAGATAGATATTGTCTGGGGGTTAAATAAGACAACGGGAAAAAATAAATCGACTGATTCAACACTGGTGACTTGTTCTATCTATAAACTGCACTGTTGGCATGCATGTATGGCAATATTTAACTATAGCACATTTTACAATAATATATTGAATGAATCTTGctcaatgtactgtatattcagtAACTTTGTAGTGTTACTGCAGTTTTTGTGAAAATACTCAATGTGTCGCTGTTCACCTTCTCTGGCTGAATGCATGATTGTGTCCCCACCCAGCAGATTACCATATACAGGGAGGAGACTTGTTTCTGCAGTGGGGAATAACGTCGCATTGACTGGTATCAACATATATCGTTGCTTGGACAGAATTTGGATTGTAACCTTGGATACATATTTTGTGGCATAACGAATTTGGTAAATCACCATCTTAAGGATAGGAGTATCAAACGTTCCAACGTTGATGATGGTGGTCAAAATATTTTTGCTCTCTGCCGTCAAACTCTGCTCGGTTTTCTTTCTTGTTCTCCCTCACACCACGCATGGAGACATGAGCTATTCTTCACCCGAGGAAGCTAAGCGTGGATTTGTCATTGGAAATATAGCCAAGGATCTCGGACTGGATGCGAAGAGATTATCTGATCGCAAAGCTCGGTTGGATATGGATGATAACAGTAAACGATATTGTGACATTGAACTCGCTGCGGGCAACCTTATTGTGACGGATAGAATAGATAGAGAGGAGCTGTGTGGTTCGAAGCTTACGTGTGCACTAAAATATGAACTTGTGGTTGAAAACCCTCTCGAGCTTCATCGTATCACTGTGCAAATTCAAGACGTAAACGACAACTCTCCTAGATTTCCTAATGAGCGCATGAATCTAGAAATTACAGAATCGGCTGATAAAGGTCGACGTTTTCCCTTAGACGAAGCGCATGATGCAGACATAGGATTAAACGCAGTGCAAAGCTATATACTCGAGAGGAATGACTATTTTGTTTTGGCCGTTCATACAAATAGAGATGGTGGGAAATACAGTGAGTTAGTGTTAGAAAAAGAGCTGGATCGAGAAAAGCAAGAGGAGGTGACGTTGTTACTTACTGCTGTTGATGGTGGGACTCCGCAGAGATCTGGTACTGTAGTTATACACGTCACTGTGTTGGATGCTAACGATAATATCCCAGTATTTAGCCAGGACGTTTATAGAGTCAGTCTGACAGAAAATCCCCCTTTACATTCTGTAGTGGTAACTGTCAGCGCCACTGATGCAGATAAGGGTGCAAATGGGGAAGTGACGTATGACTTCAGAAGTATATCTGATAAAGCATCATCAATTTTTTCTATAGACAAAGGGACTGGTGTAATCAGAGTCGTTGGACCTGTGGACTTTGAGGAGAGGAAAGATTATGAAATGCGCGTCCAAGCCAAAGATGGGTCAGGTTTAGCTTCTAACACAAAAGTAATCATTGATATAACCGATATAAATGACAATGCACCATTAATATTGATCAAATCACTTAGCAATCCCATCCCTGAGAACGTGTTAGCTGGAACAGAGGTGGGGATTATTAATGTACAGGATAAAGATTCAGAGGGAAATAGACAGGTCCGCTGCTCCATTCAACAAAATGTTCCTTTCAAACTAAACCCCTCAATCAAAAACTACTATTCTTTGGTAACAACTAGTGAACTAGACCGTGAGATAATATCAGATTATAACATAACTATCACCGCCACTGACGAGGGGTCTCCACCTTTATCCTCCTCAACGACGATTCATGTATCTGTGTCAGACGTGAATGACAATCCTCCTGCGTTTGAAGAACAATCTTACAGCGCCTATGTGACTGAAAATAACAATCCGGGCTCCTCTATGTGTTCTCTTACTGCCAGAGACCCAGACTGGAGACAGAACGGTACAGTGGTCTATTCTCTATTGCCCAGTGAGATTAATGGTGTTCCGGTGTCCTCATTTTTATCCATCAACGGAGACACGGGAGTGATGCACGCAGTGAGAGCATTTGATTATGAGCAGTTTAGGAGCTTCAAAGTCCACGTTGTAGCCAGAGACAATGGTTCTCCTCCACTCAGCAGTAACGTGACTGTGAGTGTCTTCATAACAGATGAGAATGATAACTCTCCCCAGATATTATACCCTGCTCCAGCAGGGAACTCCTTGATGACTGAGATGGTCCCCAAAGCTGCTCTGGCGGGGTCCCTGGTTTCCAAGGTGATAGCTGTGGATGCTGACTCTGGACAAAACGCGTGGCTTTCATATCACATCGTGAAATCGACTGATCCGGGACTTTTCACTATTGGTCTCCACAGTGGAGAGATCCGGGCACATCGGGACATTTCTGAATCTGACAGAATGAAGCAGAACCTTGTTATATCAGTGAACGATAAtggacagccctctctctctacaacctGTGATGTATATTTACTCATATCAGATAACTTGGCTGAAGTTCCAGAACTGAAAGACATGACTTATGAGGATAGTTCCAAATTAACTTCCTATTTGATCATTGGTCTGGTCTCTGTTTCCACCTTTTTCCTGACTTTCATTATTCTCATCCTGGCCGTGAGGTTCTGCCGCAGTAGAAAGCCCAGAATGTTGTTTGATGGAGCAGTCGCCATTCCCAGCGCGTATCTCCCTCCCAACTATGCAGAGGTGGATGCAGCTGGAACTCTGCGCAGTTCTTACAATTATGACGCATACCTGACAACGGGCTCACGCACTAGTGATTTCAAGTTTGTCAGATCTTACAATGACAGCACACTGCCTGCTGATGTTACACTGAAGAAACCAGTTGAGCCTTTTGGCGAAAGTATAATTACTCTGAACAATGCAGAAAATTGTGATGAGGTAAGATAACAGTGTGCTGATATCATTTATCGAGTTGTCATATTTAAATGTGAGTTCGGTGTGCTCGGCGTAGCCTATTTAATTCGATACATGTCAATTGTTTTAGTTTGTTTACTTTGTGCCATCGTTAGTTTTGCTCCTCGCTCTAATAAGAACTATGTCCATGACAAATCAGTGTCGCACTCCTAAATCATTTCTGAACATAGTGAAACTTGAATGGGTAGCCAAAGGCTCTAAATATTTGCCAACAGtggctttctttcattcttttctGTGGTGTCTACACAACATTTAAGAGATCGTATGGCAGCTGTTCGCCCTTTCGAGGTCTTTGGGTTTCAGCACCACTATTGTGGATAGCGATCACCATTCTGCAGGCTTCTGCAATGGAATGACTAAAGCTATCTGTAGTTAAACTTTTTTTCTGGTCTTGTGTTTTTCTAAGGCACATCATCATGGATTTTTACCGTTTGAAATCATTATTTCATTAGATGTGTATTTATTTTGCATATCATTCAAGGTGTAATGTagtttttcttaaaaaaaaaaacgaatcttATTCAGTTTTAAAACCAGAGCATACAGACGTTTATAAAATAAGGATTCACTTAAGACCATACAGTGAATATAGATTTGATTTAGTATCACGTTTGTTTGCTTCAGCACCCTGCTGCTGTTTTTGGAATTTTTCGTGATATTTACCAACTTCTCTAGAAATCTTCTATAGTCCTATAGCGGATCTAATGATAGCAGGCTACCTCTCACTTTGATCGTTCACTATAATATAAAGCTTATGAAGTGTAGGCTATCGATTGTTTCTTCAATTGTCAAACATTGAGAAATGGGTTTCTAAGCTCCCTGCGCCCCAACTCCACACCTTTTTTGGGACGTTTTTTGTAGTTGTTGTCAGTAAATGCAGTGTTGAATGAAATACTCAGTGTGTCGCTATATACCAACCTTGAACTAATATATGTATCTCTCCTCCCACAACTGTAATATTCAAAAGCAAGAAAACACCCAACTGCGTCACATAACATCGTAGGAGAATCTGGATGTATGCAATGCTTATTTTCTCTTCGTTTAGCCAACCGTTTGAATAATTATCCATCACGAACAACTGGCCTATTCTGTGAATTATCTCTGTCTTCCAGGCATATGTCGAAGATGGGACACAACGGTTTCTCGCTCTCAATACTCTGTGTGACACTGCTTTCTCTGTCCAAACTGCACCCTAGCCATGGAGATATAAACTACTCTATTCCGGAGGAGCTGAAACGTGGATCTTTGATCGGAAATATAGCCAAGGATCTGGGGCTGGATGCTAAGAGAATGTCGGCTCGTGACGCTAGGTTAGACTTGGACGGCAGCAGTCGACGCTACTGTGATATCAACGCTAACTCGGCGGATTTGATTGTCGCTGAAACAATAGACAGAGAAGAGCTGTGCGGCCCAAGGGGTTCATGCGCTTTGAAATACGAGCTGGTGCTTGAAAATCCTTTAGAGTTGCACCGTGTTATTGTTCAAATCCAGGATATAAATGATAATTCACCTCGATTTCCAAGTGAACGCATACAATTAGAGATAGTAGAATCGGCTGTGAAAGGGCAACGCTTTCCCTTAAACGAAGCCCATGACGCAGACATTGGATTAAATGCAGTTCAAAGCTATACGCTGGAGAGGAATGACCATTTTGTTTTGGCTGTTCATACAAACAGAGACGGTGGGAAATATGGCGAGTTAGTTTTGGAGAAGGAATTAGATCGAGAACAACAGCAAGAGGTGACATTGTTACTTACTGCGGTTGATGGTGGGACTCCGCAGAGATCTGGTACTGTAGTTATACACGTTACTGTGTTGGATGCTAATGATAATATTCCAGTGTTTAGTCAGGACGCCTATAAGGTCAGTCTACCAGAAAATTCTCCTTTGGATACCGTAGTAGCTACAGTTATTGCCACGGATCCTGACGAGGGACACAATGGGGAAGTGAGCTACGATTTCAGTCGAATATCTGATAAAGCAGCGAGGCTATTTTCCGTTGAAAAGAAGACTGGAAAAATTAAAGTCATTGGACCAATAGATTTTGAAGCAGAAACATATTATGAAATGCGTATCCAGGCGCAAGACGGATCGGGGTTGGTTTCCAACACAAAAGTAATTGTCGAAATTACAGATGTAAATGACAATGTACCTGTGATATTCCTAAAATCTTTAAAAAATCCCATCCCTGAGAACGTGTTAACTGGCACAGAGGTGGGCATCATCAATGTACAGGATAAAGACTCGGAGGGAAATAAACAGGTCCACGTCTCCATTCAACAAAATGTTCCTTTCAAACTAAACCCCTCAATCAAAAACTACTATTCTCTGGTAACAACTAGTGAACTAGACCGAGAGATAATATCAGATTATAACATAACTATCACTGCCACTGACGAGGGGTCTCCACCTTTATCCTCCTCAAAAACGATTCATTTATCTGTGTCAGACGTGAATGACAACCCACCAGTGTTTGTAGAACAATCCTATAGCACCTATGTGACTGAAAATAACACGCCTGGCTCATCTATGTGTTCTGTTACTGCCAGAGACCCAGACTGGAGACAGAACGGCACAGTGGTCTATTCTCTATTGCCCAGTGAGATGAATGGTGTTCCGGTGTCCTCATTTCTATCCATTAACGGAGACACGGGGGTGATCCACGCAGTGAGAGCATTTGATTATGAACAGTTCAGGAACTTCAAAGTCCACGTTGTAGCCAGAGACAATGGTTCTCCTCCACTCAGCAGTAACGTGACAGTGAGTATCTTCATAACAGATGAGAATGATAACTCTCCCCAGATATTATACCCTGCTCCAGCAGGGAACTCCTTGATGACTGAGATGGTCCCCAAAGCTGCTCTGGCGGGGTCACTGGTTTCCAAGGTTATCGCAGTGGATGCTGACTCTGGACAGAACGCGTGGCTTTCATATCACATCGTGAAATCGACTGATCTGGGACTTTTCACTGTTGGTCTCCACAGTGGAGAGATCAGGGCCCAGCGGGACATTTCTGAATCTGACAATATGAAGCAGAACCTTGTTATATCAGTGAAAGATAAcggacagccctctctctctacaacctGTGATGTATATTTGCTCATATCAGATAACTTGGCTGAAGTTCCAGAACTGAAAGACATGACTTATGAAGATCGTTCCAAACTAACTTCCTATTTGATCATCGCACTGGTCTCGGTCTCCACCTTTTTCCTGACTTTCATTATTCTCATTCTGGCCGTGAGGTTCTGCCACAGTAGAAAGCCTAGAATGTTGTTTGATGGAGCAGTCGCCATTCCCAGCGCGTATTTCCCTCCCAACTATGCAGAGGTGGATGGAGCTGGAACTCTGCGTAGTTCTTACAATTATGACGCATACCTGACAACGGGCTCACGCACCAGTGACTTCAAGTTTGTCAGATCTTACAATGACAGCACACTGCCTGCTGATTTAACACTAAGGAAGAGCCCAGATGAAACCAATGAAGCTATTGAGAGTGGATCAAAATATTCAACTATGGTAATGTAACATTTTTCAAATTAAAAGTGTCGTTCTGATGTCGAGCAGTGGTGGGATGAGGGAGAGAAGACGTTTATATTTGTTTGGTCTCCTTGCTTACTGTGTGTGATGATCCGTACTAGAACTCCTTCATCCCAGCCAGTtggctggtggtggtggaggggaggTCAAAGTTCACTGAAAATAGTATAGAAACATATTTAATTCCCCTTGACCTTGGCTGTTTGCTTCATTTGACCACTGAAGCGACACCTGGGTTAGTCATCCTGGAATTCCATCTCACCTGTTTTCACACTTACCTTGTATTAGAAGAGGTTCAAGACTCATTCTGGAGATAGACAGAATTCTTTCAAATTTAGATTGTTTTAACCGTTGTTGAATGCATATCAGGCAGGAGTAATTGTTAAACATCTGCCTGAGTATTTGTTCTGCCGTGAAAACATAAGAAACTTTATCAAGTAAGCTAACTGTGGAATACATCTTTAATATCTAACTGTGTTATTGCCAGTTATTTTTCAGGAAAATCTTGCTGGTGATATTTGTGTACATTTCTATTGTCTTTGACAACCGAGGGCAAGCTTATCTACTCTGGTCTCCAGCAGAGTCACCCAGAATTGAACGTTTCGCCTAGATGCGAAAATGGCAATTTGAAGGTCACCTCAGGGTCATAATGGCACCATTCAAGTACGTAATGAAGAATGTTCCAGCCAAGAAAGGCTATTTGTCACTCAAAACCAGCCTCTGTGTTAAGTGAGCACAGAGAAAGTGACACTAGTGGCACAAGTCTACAGCTTTTAGGCCCATGGAGAGAATGAACGAGATTATGAATACATGCATTTTGTTACTTCATAGCAGCTTTATTACCATCAGTAATGATGTAGCTGCTTTAAGTGTTCGGAAAGTGGAGATGTCCATAAAATGCTTAACACCATTCTGCTATGGGTCATTCTTCTTGTAAGCGTGTGAAATTAAACGCAAATGGGACACAGCATTTAAACCTGTTATGTTTTTCACACTTTTCTTTCatttgtttcttgttttttcaCGCTCTCCCATTGGACCATTACTTGGGCTCTGAAGGTAagatatgtttttttcttcttctctactTGTAGACACAGACACAAATGAAGGTCTCCCACAGTATTGGTTGGCTCGTACAGTCACAAGGGTTGACATGGAGGCCTACACGATGTGGCTGACAGATACACTACTTCAGACACTTTACACTGGCTTACGTCATTCAACAATGCACGTAGATGCTAAGTCTAGTATTCTCGATGCtgccagctctcacagtctcacgtcagaattagacgttcatccatgtttctcaaacgtcagtactgacttgtatcacggttGATCTGGCTGGGTATTCAATCATTTTCAGGTTGATTGAATACATGCCTTACTGGGTAACTCTTTTCATAATTAACTGTCTGTCAGCggttccctctctttcttcaacATTGACCATTGTCCATTGACCATCTCAAGCACACTGCTGACACAGTAATATACGACCCAGTAATAACACTAACACACCTTACCATTTGCACACATCTCAGCAGTACATGACATTCCTCGCCATAAACACACAAAACATTGTATTGAGGAGACAGCCCAGTAGTGGCCCAGAAAGCAAAATCACTCGCACACAGCCTACCAGTAACACAAAGTGTACTGCCCGCTGAACTTCACACAGCTCAGCACTacagacaaacatacacacacacactgcagcgaGACTACTCTGCTCAGCACTGGCACACAATTCTAAAGTAGATTCTGAAGTAGGTCAGGAGAATTATGTATGTAGCTCCTCAGCCCTCCGTATCTGCTCAAAGATATCTCTTATTCATTTCATTCTTCTTCATCTGAACGGAAGGCCTATCTCTTTCTGTGTGTATAACTATATAACCCATTGGTCTATGATATATAACAATGTATATCATCTATATGTTATATACAAAACTGGTAATGGAATTTCAGTTGTGATATTGAAAGAGGTGCATCATGTCTGCCATGATTGTGATTGTGATGTATAGACAAGCCTCCGTAGGTATCAATGTCCTTGGGACTTAAAGGAATGGACAGGGGCATAGCTGTGGGGTGTTGGGTGTGCAACTCTGCAGCAGGATGTGtgtagattttttggggggcacaTGTGGAGCTTGTGTTTTGGATATAGGGCTTCATGCTTCACTGCTTTGACACACTGTCTGACTCATCCTgtgatgacctctgaccttggtCTGTGGGAGGAGTCCTGTTGGCCTCTCAGTTTCACCCCCAGTTACATGGAAATAAAGGGGATGAAATGGTGGATAAAACATTACCTACAGCTGTTCTGATTTTTTGAGACTTGGGGTAAATATTTTTGTAATGTGCATGATGCAGTCAGGGTTAAACACATGTTGCCATATCGATTTGCTGGTTTTGCTGGTGATCATCTTTTTATCATTTGTATTTGGTGACACAGTTGCAGCATGCACCATTTTCATTATGAAATAGTTTTTGTATTTCATGGCCTAAAAGAAGATCTAGTTTAGTTGGTTTGATAGTCTGCCTTTCAATTTGCAACTGGtgctctccatggtgctgaaataccAAACGTGCTACATTCAAGGAGCTGTTTGTGTCTTTGGCTTTTACGGCGTCATTGTAAGTGctccaaatattttttattttttttggaaGACAGTATTGTGACAAGTGTTTGCTGACAACAGAAAAAGATACATGACCTGATTCATTTTCAAGTATTCAAAATGACACTAGTGACAATTGGCCAATTGTTGATACTGATCTCGACTGATCTAGAATTGTTTTGCTTGTGATATTAATTCTGATAGTAATAGTAAGTCTCCCTCTAATATAATGTATTACTGTAGTATTTCTTCACCCTCACCCCGTGTCCATAACCTTTTTAGAGCTGTCATCACAATAATATTCCAACTGCTGATGTGGTTATATAATGCACCAGTCTTTGTTTAGCTCTGTGTGTAGCAGTACCAACACGATGTCAGTCTGTGCTCTGGACTCTGGGTGCTGCTGTTGAACAGGAAGACGAGTTATAAGCCTCAAATGCTGTGAATCTCCCATCTGAGTAATTCATACGAGCCAAAAACAACAGTTGGGGCAGATTTCTAGAATCAAACTCAAATGAAAAGCGACACAGATTATTTAAAAGGACTCCGGGGGGAGTTGTGCATGATATATTTAGCTTTTTTCTCAATGTTTAAGAGCAGGCAATATTGAACGCCATAATGGTATGGAtgattgggctcccgagtggtgcagcggtctaaggcactgcatctcagtgctagaggtgtcactacagaccctggtttgattcctggctgtatcacaaccggacgttattgggagtcccatagggcggcgcacaattggcccagcgttgtccgggttagggtttgtccggggtaggctaaagttgtaaataagaatttgttcttaaatgacttgcctagttaaataaaaaaaaaatgctaattgTGTGTGTGGCCTCTTTAAGTGATAATGTccgagaagctggtgtttggaagATAAGATATAGCCCCGACACAAATGTAGTGTTGCTACCATGGCCGGCTGTTCATTCTATCGGTTCAGTTGCTAGAGACGTGgtccagtctttttgttctgtatctatggactcgacccagtcgatCGTTCTAAATGTTaaattgccatactggctggcaacgttcttatcccttgcttgctagctagccaactacggctaacatACAGTCAGGTCAAACAATGCAGCCAtaataacaacaaagtagctgcatttgcatttgtttaagctgttttctaatgATATTTATTTagtacatccataacaatgaactAATGAAGCGTGATTTCACCTGGCATTGAAAATgtgctagccaacaacacagctaacacaatcacttcaaatagAAGCTGGAAATACTGCAAACTAGTTGCACTTTGTTTCGTTGTCCCTTTTTTTAAATTGATATTTATTTGTATATAATCCATACAAATTATGCTGATTCaggattttgactggctgagaaaagctgcctgtctgtctcatcctgactcccgacacgttcattactatgtgaaagctggagatcgaatttcatTATTGAAACAATGCTACAAATGTcgaagagacagacagcaatgtttatacaaatctctgctgttgaaaaccaaatgctagtctaaaagaaatgtgagataatgtcgcCATGCTTTTTATAGTAgatatcaagtttataaattgcctggctgggttTATGAGaaagtggattgcgcagtcagatggaacagagtaaataggcattttaaagtcatagatttagccagAGGTAAGTTATGGAATAGACACGGGCTGGAATGGGGTTTTAAACAATcaagattagacccacccgttatataattaagcaataaggcccgaggggatgtggtatatggccaatataccacagctaagggctgttcttaggcacaatgcatcgcagagtgcctggatacagcccttagcggtggtacattggccatataTCCCAAACCCCTGAGATAACTTATTGCTATtacaaactggttaccaacataattagagctgtaaaataaatgttttgtcaaccCGTCGTTTGCGGTCTGATGTACCACAACTGTcacccaatcagcattcaggattcgaaccacccagtttataatagaaaACAACTCCCCAGGTGTGTCAATTAGTTGGGTCTCGCTAAAGATGAAGACTGGGGTCAGAACGCCAGGGTCTCCTATTACTTGGAAGACTCGCAGGTCATCTTTGATTAGTAGGTGATAGTGTGAAGATTTTAAGGGTAATGGTAAAAAGGGCTAACAATGGGGTGAGCAGGTTGCTATGAGCCAAGGTTGCCAAGAGCCACAGATTTCTCCTTAGTTTTCTTAAAAGGTTCCATGTGCCACAGGAAGACATGGTGAGCATTTCCACCCCACCCTGGAGTATGCCGCTCCTGTTTGGCACAGCTCACTAACCCAGGCCCAGTCTGATGACCTGGATCTATTCCGAAGAGAGCATGCTGCACCGTCCTGGGTAGATAGTCCAGTTGTACAGAGGCACTTCAGACCCTGTCCCTACCCTGGCTTCATTAAACACGGCCTCAAATCAGTACTATCTTCAGAGTCAGACTCCTAAAATTTAAATTCAAAGACTAGCTACTCACTGATCGAATAACGGCGACAGCCAGGAATACCCGTAGCCAAAACAAACTGACTTTACCAAAGTCTAGAACTGAACGGTACATGTCACAAATCATATATTTCTTCTCACTGATTAGTGAGTCGCTTTAGATAGCAGGACATTATTGctatcttttttctttttttttactcttttttaaaataaatttatGTTTGTTGCTCTTATACATTAATGTGAGTTTATAGGCACGGATATCGACTCTGTCACTCGAGAAggcttttgtggcacagtcgatgGCGAGCTTGGCTTGGCGCTAGAATATTGAGGTTTCGAGCCGTGCTCCCTGCTTAtctcattacattggtgtcagaagtgatcggACCTCGCATCCACGACCGTGCATGTGCTTGGCGAGTGAGCGCGTTCCTGTAAGACGTAAGACGGCGTCTTGTGAGGTCTAGCTCGAGGACGCGCTCTTTGAATGGAAGGAGCTGTGTAGCGACCGTGGTTTATAGGCTTAACGCGGATACTCcagcatgcttttgtggcacagtcaATGGTGCGCTGGGCTTtgggccagaaggttgagggttcgagcCGCGTCATCTCGATCAGCTATAGTCAACGTGATCGTGGTGGGTTCGGACAGCTTCCTGAAGTGCTTTC is part of the Oncorhynchus clarkii lewisi isolate Uvic-CL-2024 chromosome 10, UVic_Ocla_1.0, whole genome shotgun sequence genome and encodes:
- the LOC139418475 gene encoding protocadherin gamma-A11-like isoform X1; translation: MQCLFSLRLANRLNNYPSRTTGLFCELSLSSRHMSKMGHNGFSLSILCVTLLSLSKLHPSHGDINYSIPEELKRGSLIGNIAKDLGLDAKRMSARDARLDLDGSSRRYCDINANSADLIVAETIDREELCGPRGSCALKYELVLENPLELHRVIVQIQDINDNSPRFPSERIQLEIVESAVKGQRFPLNEAHDADIGLNAVQSYTLERNDHFVLAVHTNRDGGKYGELVLEKELDREQQQEVTLLLTAVDGGTPQRSGTVVIHVTVLDANDNIPVFSQDAYKVSLPENSPLDTVVATVIATDPDEGHNGEVSYDFSRISDKAARLFSVEKKTGKIKVIGPIDFEAETYYEMRIQAQDGSGLVSNTKVIVEITDVNDNVPVIFLKSLKNPIPENVLTGTEVGIINVQDKDSEGNKQVHVSIQQNVPFKLNPSIKNYYSLVTTSELDREIISDYNITITATDEGSPPLSSSKTIHLSVSDVNDNPPVFVEQSYSTYVTENNTPGSSMCSVTARDPDWRQNGTVVYSLLPSEMNGVPVSSFLSINGDTGVIHAVRAFDYEQFRNFKVHVVARDNGSPPLSSNVTVSIFITDENDNSPQILYPAPAGNSLMTEMVPKAALAGSLVSKVIAVDADSGQNAWLSYHIVKSTDLGLFTVGLHSGEIRAQRDISESDNMKQNLVISVKDNGQPSLSTTCDVYLLISDNLAEVPELKDMTYEDRSKLTSYLIIALVSVSTFFLTFIILILAVRFCHSRKPRMLFDGAVAIPSAYFPPNYAEVDGAGTLRSSYNYDAYLTTGSRTSDFKFVRSYNDSTLPADLTLRKSPDETNEAIESGSKYSTMQKPPNNDWRFTQQGQRPGPSGQYRLVPHYSTQRSNNTGTTDWQNNGTYRYSTSTQQRWTPYGKARAGPHPEGAGGAIVGTGPWPNPPTEAEQLQALMAAANEVSEATATLGPRYNAQFPMQHVPDYRQNVYIPGSTATLTANPQQMMPQPALQGPPQAMPQVDVPNAAQTPASKKKSTKKDKK
- the LOC139418475 gene encoding protocadherin gamma-A11-like isoform X4, translating into MQCLFSLRLANRLNNYPSRTTGLFCELSLSSRHMSKMGHNGFSLSILCVTLLSLSKLHPSHGDINYSIPEELKRGSLIGNIAKDLGLDAKRMSARDARLDLDGSSRRYCDINANSADLIVAETIDREELCGPRGSCALKYELVLENPLELHRVIVQIQDINDNSPRFPSERIQLEIVESAVKGQRFPLNEAHDADIGLNAVQSYTLERNDHFVLAVHTNRDGGKYGELVLEKELDREQQQEVTLLLTAVDGGTPQRSGTVVIHVTVLDANDNIPVFSQDAYKVSLPENSPLDTVVATVIATDPDEGHNGEVSYDFSRISDKAARLFSVEKKTGKIKVIGPIDFEAETYYEMRIQAQDGSGLVSNTKVIVEITDVNDNVPVIFLKSLKNPIPENVLTGTEVGIINVQDKDSEGNKQVHVSIQQNVPFKLNPSIKNYYSLVTTSELDREIISDYNITITATDEGSPPLSSSKTIHLSVSDVNDNPPVFVEQSYSTYVTENNTPGSSMCSVTARDPDWRQNGTVVYSLLPSEMNGVPVSSFLSINGDTGVIHAVRAFDYEQFRNFKVHVVARDNGSPPLSSNVTVSIFITDENDNSPQILYPAPAGNSLMTEMVPKAALAGSLVSKVIAVDADSGQNAWLSYHIVKSTDLGLFTVGLHSGEIRAQRDISESDNMKQNLVISVKDNGQPSLSTTCDVYLLISDNLAEVPELKDMTYEDRSKLTSYLIIALVSVSTFFLTFIILILAVRFCHSRKPRMLFDGAVAIPSAYFPPNYAEVDGAGTLRSSYNYDAYLTTGSRTSDFKFVRSYNDSTLPADLTLRKSPDETNEAIESGSKYSTMQKPPNNDWRFTQQGQRPGPSGQYRLVPHYSTQRSNNTGTTDWQNNGAGPHPEGAGGAIVGTGPWPNPPTEAEQLQALMAAANEVSEATATLGPRYNAQFPMQHVPDYRQNVYIPGSTATLTANPQQMMPQPALQGPPQAMPQVDVPNAAQTPASKKKSTKKDKK